One window of the Rosa rugosa chromosome 3, drRosRugo1.1, whole genome shotgun sequence genome contains the following:
- the LOC133736009 gene encoding protein FAR-RED IMPAIRED RESPONSE 1-like — MSSSQRAESGHAFYKRFVSKENTLLDFMVQFNRAVTRQRHMELMEDHVDINEKPNFHSPFEMADQMARVYTHECFKQFYDQLSQCCNYIFELSHENDTYMVYIALRKKMENPKGHEIIYAKESDFVSCSCKKFETVGIPCRHILAFLIVIRLVDRLPDQYILKRWTKSRKAETVLDDVGVEITDNRDFLARRSRLCQYAVDVIDKIMGSEEASDLFVDSLKSVLEMYNSMMADGETVESAIVPAEQKSLPSQHIYNEPIQVRAKGCGKRLKAGKEKGRLKAAKKANGKGRFCHGCNKNDQQHDKRNCPELKNKNDISIPQTGEDTSDPSTDEEEYSNTGVDEFA, encoded by the exons ATGTCAAGTAGTCAGCGAGCAGAAAGTGGGCATGCTTTTTACAAGAGGTTTGTTTCTAAAGAAAACACATTGTTAGATTTTATGGTTCAGTTTAATCGGGCTGTCACACGTCAACGACATATGGAATTAATGGAGGACCATGTTGACATCAATGAGAAGCCAAATTTTCACTCACCCTTTGAGATGGCAGACCAAATGGCTCGTGTTTATACACATGAATGCTTTAAACAATTTTATGATCAGTTGTCGCAGTGTTGCAATTATATATTTGAGCTCTCACATGAGAATGATACGTATATGGTGTATATTGCACtgagaaaaaaaatggagaacCCCAAGGGTCATGAAATTATTTATGCTAAAGAGTCAGATTTTGTATCATGCAGCTGCAAAAAATTTGAGACGGTCGGGATACCATGTAGACATATTTTGGCATTTCTCATAGTTATACGACTTGTTGATAGATTGCCAGATCAATACATCTTAAAGAGGTGGACGAAATCAAGAAAAGCTGAGACAGTTCTTGATGATGTCGGTGTGGAGATAACAGATAATAGAGATTTTCTTGCCAGGCGGAGTCGGTTATGCCAATATGCTGTAGATGTAATTGATAAGATTATGGGTAGCGAAGAAGCAAGTGATTTGTTTGTAGATTCATTAAAGAGTGTTCTGGAGATGTATAATTCCATGATGGCTGATGGTGAGACTGTTGAGTCTGCAATAGTGCCAGCTGAACAAAAAAGTCTTCCTTCTCAACACATTTATAATGAACCTATTCAAGTAAGGGCCAAAGGATGTGGGAAAAGATTGAAGGCAGGGAAAGAGAAGGGCAGATTGAAAGCTGCAAAGAAGGCAAATGGTAAAGGTAGATTTTGTCATGGATGTAACAAAAATGACCAGCAACATGATAAAAGAAATTGTCCTGAGTTGAAGAATAAAAATGACATATCAATCCCTCAAACTGG AGAGGATACAAGTGACCCAAGTACGGATGAGGAAGAGTATTCCAACACAGGAGTTGATGAGTTTGCGTAG